A single Immundisolibacter sp. DNA region contains:
- a CDS encoding DmsC/YnfH family molybdoenzyme membrane anchor subunit: protein MMHIKIDDRTGEASVTPASGQSGGKPIWDIRTEEQPFAVLASADIDKTNRYGQEIDLIELNKRNGHALPVGRSLFINENPAVGTNPNRNKQHGFFFTADNCIGCHACEAACAEKNETPPHLAFRSVGYVEGGSFPDYKRMNISMACNHCDDPVCLKGCPTRAYTKHAEYGAVLQDPETCFGCGYCTWVCPYNAPQLDPVKGQVSKCNMCVDRLEVGLKPACVAACVGNALDFGVIEQIPKGREQARVEIPGFPSPEITQPNIRFQQIKELPDEMKRTDSMPLKYHKDAKGRYRPAVDQKKGQARHWNIARLSSRENPLVLFTLAAQTAAGAFAWQFLGAQAGVDGFVAFGQSALYAPLAILNFLLVSFGLFMSTLHLGKPQRFYRGFNNLRYSPVSREGLGIAIFIGALGLHIVCSLPANSLFQSLVSALFGFDVAPLGQIAAGSAVGFGFLAVLGSTVGLYYMTRCYRIKARPFWDHWQVATAFAGSALSLGSLLVGAVLVATLAASGENYQAAALACAGGLTLGLAVEAIGHVAHARAMGHAGHEGGASYYIQSTTFGNTYLLRNAMLALNLLLAAGLLAAMLGQAQFGLFTLLGWVGVGVASIASSVIGRALFYVLVVPTTMPGAFFWKNKGFEEHARDIGLANLPQVGVAPLRHYP, encoded by the coding sequence ATGATGCACATCAAAATCGATGACCGAACCGGTGAAGCCTCGGTCACCCCGGCCAGTGGACAGTCCGGGGGCAAACCGATCTGGGACATCCGCACGGAAGAGCAGCCGTTCGCGGTGCTGGCCAGTGCGGATATCGACAAGACCAATCGCTACGGTCAGGAAATCGACCTGATCGAGCTGAACAAGCGCAACGGGCACGCGCTGCCGGTTGGCCGTTCCTTGTTCATCAACGAGAACCCGGCGGTGGGCACCAACCCCAACCGCAACAAGCAGCACGGATTTTTCTTCACCGCCGACAACTGCATTGGCTGCCATGCCTGCGAAGCGGCTTGCGCCGAGAAGAACGAGACACCGCCACATCTGGCGTTCCGGTCGGTGGGCTATGTCGAGGGTGGCAGCTTCCCCGACTACAAGCGCATGAACATCTCGATGGCCTGCAATCACTGCGACGATCCGGTGTGCCTGAAAGGCTGCCCGACGCGCGCCTACACCAAGCACGCCGAATACGGCGCCGTGCTGCAGGATCCCGAGACCTGCTTCGGCTGCGGCTACTGCACCTGGGTGTGCCCGTACAACGCGCCGCAACTGGACCCGGTAAAGGGGCAGGTTTCCAAGTGCAATATGTGCGTGGATCGGCTCGAGGTGGGCCTGAAGCCGGCCTGCGTCGCGGCCTGCGTCGGCAACGCACTGGATTTTGGCGTGATCGAGCAAATCCCCAAAGGCCGCGAGCAGGCACGGGTGGAGATTCCCGGCTTCCCGTCGCCCGAAATCACCCAGCCGAACATCCGTTTCCAGCAGATCAAGGAACTGCCGGACGAGATGAAGCGCACCGACTCGATGCCCCTGAAGTACCACAAGGATGCAAAAGGCCGTTACCGCCCAGCGGTCGACCAGAAAAAAGGCCAGGCCAGACACTGGAACATCGCCCGCCTGAGCTCGCGCGAGAACCCGCTGGTGCTGTTCACGCTGGCGGCACAGACGGCCGCTGGCGCGTTTGCCTGGCAGTTCCTGGGCGCCCAGGCCGGCGTGGACGGTTTTGTCGCTTTCGGGCAATCGGCGCTGTACGCACCGCTGGCGATCCTGAACTTCCTGCTGGTGTCGTTCGGCTTGTTCATGTCGACCCTGCACCTGGGCAAACCGCAGCGCTTCTACCGTGGCTTCAACAACCTGCGTTATTCGCCGGTTTCGCGCGAGGGTCTGGGCATTGCCATATTCATCGGCGCGCTCGGCCTGCATATTGTGTGCAGCCTGCCAGCGAACAGCCTGTTCCAGTCGCTGGTGAGCGCCCTGTTTGGTTTCGATGTCGCGCCGCTGGGCCAGATTGCCGCCGGTTCGGCGGTCGGCTTTGGGTTTCTGGCCGTGCTGGGCAGCACGGTGGGCCTGTACTACATGACCCGTTGCTATCGCATCAAGGCGCGTCCGTTCTGGGACCACTGGCAGGTCGCGACGGCCTTCGCCGGCAGCGCCTTGTCGCTGGGCTCCTTGCTGGTCGGCGCGGTACTGGTGGCAACCCTGGCGGCCAGTGGCGAGAACTACCAGGCAGCGGCGCTGGCCTGTGCGGGTGGGCTGACCCTGGGCCTCGCGGTGGAGGCCATTGGCCATGTCGCGCACGCGCGCGCCATGGGCCATGCCGGGCACGAAGGCGGCGCCTCGTACTACATTCAGTCCACGACTTTCGGCAACACCTACCTGCTGCGCAACGCCATGCTGGCGCTTAATCTGCTGCTGGCCGCTGGTCTGTTGGCGGCGATGCTGGGGCAGGCGCAGTTCGGCCTGTTCACGCTGCTGGGCTGGGTCGGCGTCGGTGTGGCCAGCATTGCCAGCAGTGTCATTGGTCGGGCGCTGTTCTATGTGCTGGTGGTTCCGACCACCATGCCCGGCGCCTTTTTCTGGAAGAACAAAGGCTTCGAGGAGCACGCCCGCGACATCGGTCTGGCCAATCTGCCGCAGGTCGGCGTGGCGCCGTTGCGTCACTATCCGTGA